Proteins from one Salaquimonas pukyongi genomic window:
- a CDS encoding corrinoid protein gives MSDDEIVLSELSDEELVQQMHDDLYDGLKEEIEEGVNILLERGWTPYDVLTKALVEGMRIVGIDFRDGILFVPEVLLAANAMKAGMFILRPLLAETGAPKLGSMVIGTVKGDIHDIGKNLVGMMMEGAGFDVYDLGINTDADEYLAALEEHKPDILGMSALLTTTMPYMKVVIDTMIAKGIRDDYTILVGGAPLNEEFGKAIGADAYCRDAAVAVETAKEFMARKHNQRA, from the coding sequence ATGTCCGATGATGAAATCGTCCTCTCCGAACTCAGCGATGAGGAACTCGTGCAGCAGATGCACGATGATCTTTACGATGGCCTGAAAGAGGAGATCGAGGAAGGCGTCAACATCCTGCTGGAACGCGGCTGGACACCCTATGACGTTCTGACCAAGGCCCTGGTCGAGGGCATGCGCATCGTCGGGATCGACTTCCGCGACGGCATTCTTTTTGTGCCTGAAGTGCTGCTGGCGGCAAACGCCATGAAGGCGGGCATGTTCATCCTCCGTCCCCTGCTGGCAGAAACCGGCGCGCCGAAGCTCGGCTCCATGGTCATCGGCACCGTGAAGGGCGACATTCACGACATCGGCAAGAACCTGGTCGGCATGATGATGGAAGGTGCGGGCTTTGATGTGTACGATCTCGGCATCAACACCGATGCCGACGAATATCTTGCAGCCCTTGAAGAGCACAAGCCCGACATTCTCGGCATGTCGGCCCTGCTGACCACGACCATGCCCTATATGAAGGTCGTAATCGACACCATGATCGCCAAGGGCATCCGGGACGACTATACCATTCTTGTCGGCGGCGCCCCGCTCAACGAGGAATTCGGCAAGGCAATCGGTGCCGACGCCTATTGCCGCGATGCGGCGGTTGCCGTCGAAACAGCCAAGGAATTCATGGCCCGCAAACACAACCAGCGTGCCTGA
- a CDS encoding DUF1638 domain-containing protein yields the protein MAKASTPSPAKIRVIACGMIAREVMAVNEQLGFDHIDLKCLPAEYHHYPEKIAPAMDKAIATARDEGFEHVFAGYADCGTGGELDRVCKKHGVERIAGPHCFSFYAGNAAFAGEADDLMTTFFITDFLARQFDAFMVKPLGLDRHPDLKAMYFSNYTRALYLAQTRDAELEKNAREIAAYLGLEYEYRYTGYGDLTPALAALKP from the coding sequence ATGGCCAAAGCATCCACCCCGTCCCCGGCAAAAATCCGCGTCATTGCTTGCGGCATGATCGCCCGCGAGGTGATGGCAGTGAACGAGCAACTGGGGTTTGATCACATCGATCTTAAATGCCTGCCGGCCGAATATCATCACTATCCCGAGAAGATTGCCCCTGCCATGGACAAGGCAATTGCAACGGCAAGGGATGAAGGCTTCGAGCATGTTTTCGCCGGCTATGCCGATTGCGGCACCGGCGGCGAATTGGACCGGGTGTGCAAAAAACACGGCGTTGAACGCATCGCCGGCCCGCACTGCTTTTCCTTCTATGCCGGCAATGCGGCATTTGCCGGGGAGGCAGATGATCTGATGACCACATTCTTCATTACCGATTTTCTTGCCCGCCAGTTCGATGCCTTCATGGTCAAACCCCTTGGCCTGGATCGCCATCCCGATCTTAAGGCGATGTATTTTTCAAACTACACCAGGGCGCTCTATCTTGCGCAAACCAGGGATGCCGAACTTGAGAAAAACGCCCGCGAAATTGCCGCCTATCTTGGGCTGGAATACGAATACCGTTATACCGGCTATGGCGACCTGACACCCGCCCTGGCCGCTCTCAAGCCCTGA
- a CDS encoding MaoC family dehydratase: MSYRYYYEDCPPGTERKLGPRTITAEEIIGFATRFDPIPFHLDEAAGKASLLGGLAASGWHVCSLAMRMICDSYLLESASLGSPGIEECKWLAPVLAGDTLQGRSVVETARRSASRPGMGLLGLRCELFNQKDQQVLMFKNTGMMARRDAA, encoded by the coding sequence ATGTCCTATCGCTATTACTATGAAGACTGCCCGCCGGGCACGGAAAGAAAGCTCGGCCCGCGCACCATAACGGCAGAGGAGATCATCGGCTTTGCCACCCGATTCGATCCCATTCCCTTTCATCTCGACGAGGCGGCAGGCAAAGCCTCCCTGCTCGGCGGGCTGGCGGCATCCGGCTGGCATGTCTGCTCGCTCGCCATGCGGATGATCTGTGATTCCTATCTCCTGGAATCGGCAAGCCTTGGCTCACCCGGCATTGAGGAATGCAAATGGCTGGCGCCCGTGCTTGCCGGCGACACCTTGCAGGGACGATCAGTGGTCGAAACCGCAAGACGGTCAGCCTCCCGCCCCGGCATGGGCCTGCTGGGCCTGCGCTGCGAGTTGTTCAATCAGAAAGACCAGCAGGTGCTGATGTTCAAAAACACCGGCATGATGGCACGGCGGGATGCCGCATGA
- a CDS encoding MaoC family dehydratase — MNHHSEAGLPQFMVPGWSGFIGEHTFLAEEIVEFAKAYDPQPFHIDAQAARASLFGSLCASGWHTASMWMRKQRDYTQKYLAERAKNGLPAAEFGPSPGFENLKWPKPVYAGDTIRYFNQTTACRKSRSRPGWHIMSARSSGKNQHDELVLTFESAVMLKYPV; from the coding sequence ATGAACCATCACAGCGAAGCAGGTTTACCGCAATTCATGGTACCCGGCTGGTCTGGCTTTATTGGCGAACACACCTTTTTGGCAGAAGAGATCGTCGAGTTTGCCAAGGCCTATGATCCACAGCCCTTCCACATCGATGCGCAGGCGGCCAGGGCCAGCCTGTTTGGCAGCTTGTGCGCCTCCGGCTGGCATACCGCTTCGATGTGGATGCGAAAGCAGCGCGATTACACGCAGAAGTACCTGGCTGAGCGCGCAAAAAACGGCCTTCCCGCCGCCGAGTTCGGCCCTTCGCCGGGCTTTGAAAACCTGAAATGGCCAAAGCCGGTCTATGCCGGGGATACCATACGCTATTTCAACCAGACCACGGCCTGCCGTAAAAGCCGCAGCCGCCCCGGCTGGCACATCATGTCGGCCAGGAGCAGTGGCAAAAACCAGCATGACGAGCTGGTGCTGACCTTCGAAAGCGCCGTTATGCTGAAATATCCCGTCTGA
- a CDS encoding virulence factor — translation MAQLQIVYWRDIPAQVIVKAGRRNVAKRELSLRFTEAIDMCAMRSGAAETDDYLAQWRRADPVTVSDDLEAEAAKAAETLEAEYDKERLVRLVNAGGREA, via the coding sequence ATGGCTCAACTGCAGATCGTCTACTGGCGTGACATTCCGGCCCAGGTCATCGTCAAGGCCGGCCGGCGCAATGTCGCAAAACGCGAACTGTCGCTGCGCTTTACCGAGGCGATCGACATGTGCGCCATGCGCTCGGGCGCTGCGGAAACCGACGATTATCTCGCCCAATGGCGGCGGGCCGATCCAGTGACCGTCAGCGATGACCTTGAGGCAGAAGCAGCGAAAGCCGCTGAAACTCTGGAAGCCGAATACGACAAGGAAAGGCTTGTACGATTGGTCAATGCCGGCGGCAGGGAGGCCTGA
- a CDS encoding methylenetetrahydrofolate reductase, with protein sequence MTSIPSSIEISPKQAVESEDLPGLFPAGTRVYITDVGTDPAETLTAGAKRVGELGYKAVPHFASRRLTTKAALENRIAMMTAEAGVTDVLVIGGGLEKPAGEFASTMEVLETGLFGKYGITHMGVAGHPEGSPDFSNDVAAEALRLKQAFAERSDIEMRIVTQFGFDAARFINWAMDVKASGVALPVHLGVAGPAKITTLLKFAAMCGVGNSLNFLKKRGNALMAMAAGFDPDEIVNPIEQHWQANGAESPIAQIHVFPFGGMKKSAEWLVSRGSWDIKTSLYHDAVTA encoded by the coding sequence ATGACCAGCATTCCTTCCTCCATTGAGATTTCGCCCAAACAGGCCGTGGAAAGCGAAGACCTTCCGGGCCTGTTTCCAGCCGGAACCCGGGTCTACATCACCGATGTGGGCACCGACCCGGCCGAAACGCTTACCGCCGGCGCAAAGCGCGTTGGCGAACTCGGCTACAAGGCGGTTCCCCATTTCGCCTCCCGCCGCCTGACGACAAAGGCCGCCCTTGAAAACCGCATCGCCATGATGACGGCCGAAGCCGGTGTTACCGATGTGCTGGTGATCGGCGGGGGCCTGGAAAAGCCTGCCGGGGAATTCGCCTCCACCATGGAGGTCCTTGAAACCGGCCTGTTCGGGAAATACGGCATCACCCATATGGGCGTTGCCGGCCACCCGGAAGGTTCGCCCGACTTCTCGAACGACGTTGCCGCCGAAGCCCTTCGCCTGAAACAGGCCTTTGCTGAGCGCAGCGATATCGAAATGCGCATTGTCACCCAGTTCGGGTTTGATGCTGCCAGGTTCATCAACTGGGCAATGGACGTCAAGGCTTCCGGTGTTGCGCTTCCCGTTCATCTCGGCGTAGCCGGCCCGGCGAAAATCACCACCCTGCTGAAATTTGCCGCCATGTGCGGCGTTGGCAACTCGCTCAACTTCCTCAAAAAACGCGGCAATGCACTGATGGCGATGGCAGCCGGCTTTGATCCCGACGAAATCGTCAACCCGATCGAACAGCACTGGCAGGCCAATGGCGCTGAAAGCCCGATTGCCCAGATCCACGTCTTTCCGTTTGGCGGCATGAAGAAATCCGCCGAATGGCTTGTTTCTCGTGGCTCATGGGATATAAAGACATCTTTATATCATGACGCCGTAACGGCCTGA
- a CDS encoding methyltetrahydrofolate cobalamin methyltransferase, whose protein sequence is MTHTIVASKTKEVIIGFDQPFCVIGERINPTGRKKLAAEMQEGNFETVKKDAWEQVGAGAAILDVNAGVTAVDPNETEPPLMIKTLEIVQEIVDVPLSIDSSVTGAIEAGLKVAQGRPLVNSVTGEEEKLEAILPLIKKYDVPVVAISNDETGISMDPDVRFAVAKKIVERAADFGIKPHDIVVDPLVMPIGALGDAGRQVFTLVRRLRDELGVNTTCGLSNISFGLPHRHGINAAFIPMVIASGMTSAIMNPCRPAEMEAVHGANVLNGTDPDCAAWIRKYRDYAAPQGTMPATMGGAQDVEIKPGSNPATQSGRRRGGRSARRGSA, encoded by the coding sequence ATGACACATACCATCGTCGCCTCCAAGACCAAGGAAGTCATCATTGGCTTTGACCAGCCCTTTTGCGTGATTGGCGAGCGCATCAACCCGACCGGCCGCAAGAAGCTTGCTGCGGAAATGCAGGAAGGCAATTTCGAAACGGTCAAGAAGGATGCCTGGGAGCAGGTTGGCGCAGGCGCCGCCATCCTCGACGTCAATGCCGGCGTTACCGCGGTTGACCCCAACGAGACCGAACCGCCGCTGATGATCAAGACGCTGGAAATCGTTCAGGAGATTGTCGACGTTCCACTGTCGATTGACTCCTCCGTGACCGGTGCCATTGAAGCCGGGCTTAAGGTCGCCCAGGGCCGGCCGCTGGTCAACTCCGTTACCGGTGAAGAGGAAAAGCTTGAGGCAATTCTTCCGCTGATCAAGAAATATGACGTTCCGGTGGTGGCAATCTCCAATGACGAAACCGGCATCTCCATGGACCCGGACGTGCGGTTCGCCGTTGCCAAGAAGATCGTTGAGCGTGCGGCCGATTTCGGCATCAAGCCCCACGACATTGTAGTCGATCCGCTGGTCATGCCGATCGGCGCACTCGGCGATGCCGGCCGGCAGGTGTTCACCCTGGTGCGCCGTTTGCGCGACGAGCTTGGCGTCAACACCACCTGCGGCCTGTCGAACATTTCATTCGGCCTTCCACACCGCCACGGCATCAACGCCGCCTTCATTCCCATGGTGATTGCCTCCGGCATGACTTCGGCGATCATGAACCCCTGCCGCCCGGCGGAAATGGAAGCCGTGCACGGCGCCAATGTGCTCAACGGCACCGATCCGGATTGCGCGGCATGGATCAGAAAATACCGCGATTATGCAGCCCCCCAGGGAACCATGCCGGCAACCATGGGCGGTGCCCAGGACGTTGAAATCAAGCCAGGCTCCAATCCGGCGACCCAGAGCGGACGCCGACGGGGCGGCCGCTCTGCACGCAGGGGGTCGGCATAG
- a CDS encoding ASKHA domain-containing protein produces the protein MDKRNDSTDPLVLFMPSGKRGRFAKGTAILDAARELGVYVESVCGGRGICGRCQCEIQTGHFAKHGITSAAENISPLGAKELRYAEKRELKEGRRLSCSAYVEGDLVVDIPQDLQVNAQLVRKADDGRHIERNPAIQLCYVEVEEPDMHKPLGDLDRLKASLEADWGWSDLMVDSHLLPNIQKILRDGEWKVTAAIHRDMDSSRPSLIALYPGLHNEGYGVACDIGSTTIALHLVSLLSGSTIASTGTPNPQIRFGEDLMSRVSYVMMNPDGREGMTTAVRNAINGMIESVCTQAGINSTDILDLVFVGNPIMHHLFLGIDPTELGGAPFALAVSGAVHSWASDLDLRINKGSRVYMLPCIAGHVGADAAAVTLCEGPHRQDKQMLVVDVGTNAEIVLGNKDRVVAASSPTGPAFEGAEISCGQRAAPGAIERVRIDPETLEPRVRVIGCEKWSDEEGFAEGTATTGVTGVCGSAIIEVVAEMFLSGIISEDGVIDGVLAAKSDRIVEDGRTWSYTLWRGEPELTIKQTDVRAIQLAKAALYAGIRLLMDKQGIDHVDTISFAGAFGTFIDPKYAMVLGLIPDCDLENVKAVGNAAGYGAKMALLNRSYRREIEETVRRIEKIETALEPDFQQHFVNAMALPNKADAFPKLAGAVKLPERKSLQSAGGESGGRRRRRNRG, from the coding sequence ATGGACAAGCGAAACGACAGCACCGATCCTCTCGTTCTATTCATGCCTTCGGGCAAGCGCGGACGCTTTGCCAAAGGCACCGCCATCCTCGATGCGGCGCGTGAACTGGGCGTTTATGTGGAATCGGTATGCGGCGGGCGCGGTATCTGCGGCCGCTGCCAGTGCGAAATCCAGACCGGCCATTTCGCCAAACACGGCATAACCTCCGCCGCAGAAAACATTTCTCCCCTTGGAGCAAAGGAACTTCGCTACGCTGAAAAGCGCGAGTTGAAGGAAGGGCGCCGTCTTTCCTGCTCGGCCTATGTCGAGGGTGATCTCGTTGTCGACATTCCGCAGGATTTGCAGGTCAATGCGCAACTGGTCCGCAAGGCCGATGACGGGCGCCATATTGAACGCAATCCGGCGATCCAGCTTTGCTATGTCGAGGTCGAGGAACCTGACATGCACAAACCCCTTGGCGACCTCGACCGGCTGAAGGCGTCACTGGAAGCCGATTGGGGCTGGTCCGACCTGATGGTGGATTCCCACCTTCTGCCCAACATCCAGAAAATCCTTCGCGACGGGGAATGGAAGGTTACTGCTGCCATTCACCGCGACATGGACTCTTCCCGGCCCTCATTGATTGCCCTTTATCCCGGCCTTCACAACGAAGGCTATGGCGTTGCCTGTGATATCGGTTCAACGACCATCGCGCTGCACCTGGTTTCGCTGCTTTCAGGTTCCACCATTGCCTCTACCGGTACGCCCAATCCCCAGATCCGCTTTGGCGAAGACCTGATGAGCCGGGTTTCCTATGTGATGATGAACCCCGACGGACGGGAAGGCATGACCACTGCTGTGCGCAATGCCATCAACGGCATGATCGAAAGCGTCTGCACGCAAGCCGGCATAAACTCCACCGACATCCTCGATCTTGTCTTCGTCGGCAATCCGATCATGCACCACCTGTTCCTCGGCATCGATCCCACCGAACTGGGCGGCGCTCCCTTTGCGCTTGCTGTCTCCGGTGCCGTGCATTCCTGGGCCAGCGATCTCGACCTGCGCATCAACAAGGGGTCCAGGGTCTACATGCTGCCCTGCATCGCAGGCCATGTGGGCGCCGATGCAGCGGCGGTAACCCTGTGCGAAGGCCCTCACCGGCAGGACAAACAGATGCTGGTGGTCGATGTGGGCACCAATGCCGAAATCGTCCTTGGCAACAAGGACCGTGTGGTTGCAGCCTCCTCGCCAACCGGACCCGCCTTTGAAGGCGCGGAAATCTCCTGCGGTCAGAGGGCTGCACCCGGCGCCATCGAGCGCGTACGCATTGATCCTGAAACCCTGGAACCCCGCGTGCGGGTCATCGGCTGTGAAAAATGGTCGGATGAGGAAGGCTTTGCCGAAGGCACGGCCACGACCGGGGTTACCGGCGTATGCGGCTCCGCCATCATCGAGGTGGTTGCGGAAATGTTCCTTTCCGGCATCATTTCCGAAGACGGTGTCATCGACGGAGTGCTTGCTGCAAAGTCCGACCGCATTGTCGAAGATGGCCGCACCTGGTCCTACACACTCTGGCGCGGTGAACCGGAATTAACGATCAAGCAGACCGATGTTCGCGCCATCCAGCTCGCCAAGGCAGCGCTCTATGCGGGCATTCGCCTGCTGATGGACAAACAGGGCATTGACCACGTCGATACGATCAGCTTTGCCGGCGCCTTCGGCACCTTTATTGATCCCAAATATGCCATGGTGCTGGGCCTCATCCCCGATTGCGACCTCGAAAACGTCAAGGCGGTTGGCAACGCTGCGGGCTATGGCGCCAAGATGGCCTTGCTAAACCGCAGCTATCGCCGCGAAATCGAGGAAACCGTGCGCCGGATCGAGAAAATCGAAACAGCGCTCGAACCCGATTTCCAGCAGCATTTCGTCAACGCCATGGCGCTGCCCAACAAGGCCGATGCATTCCCCAAACTGGCCGGGGCGGTCAAACTGCCGGAGCGAAAAAGCCTGCAATCGGCTGGTGGCGAGAGCGGCGGGCGCAGACGGCGCCGCAACAGGGGATAG